Proteins encoded together in one Macadamia integrifolia cultivar HAES 741 chromosome 8, SCU_Mint_v3, whole genome shotgun sequence window:
- the LOC122085979 gene encoding uncharacterized protein LOC122085979 yields the protein MALSCAVTALLFSLVLFHVDASSGRALLHGSVSCLDCKEKSHQLHGIRVLVGCDGVKKMAMAVTDDNGHFRTELPRDSSSKSSTKCLAKLLGGPKQLCSSRKTLVYNVVEADHGKNSFTIAKPLAFFTSCSTNTKAKTQSTPLDEMTKTFTTDFGPFKTINIPLPSEWGLAPTSDYIPIMPIIGIP from the exons ATGGCGCTTTCTTGTGCAGTCACAGCACTTCTCTTCTCACTGGTTCTCTTTCATGTCGATGCTTCATCAGGCCGAGCCCTTCTGCATGGCTCCGTCTCTTGCCTTGACTGCAAGGAAAAGAGCCACCAGCTCCATG gaattagggttttggtggGTTGTGATGGAGTGAAGAAGATGGCGATGGCAGTAACAGATGATAATGGCCACTTTAGAACTGAGCTTCCACGGGACTCTTCTTCTAAGTCTTCTACTAAGTGCTTAGCCAAGCTACTTGGTGGGCCCAAGCAGCTTTGTTCCTCCAGAAAAACCCTAGTCTACAATGTCGTGGAAGCTGATCATGGCAAAAACTCTTTCACCATAGCCAAACCTCTTGCCTTCTTCACATCATGTTCTACAAACACCAAGGCCAAGACTCAATCAACACCGTTGGATGAGATGACTAAGACCTTCACAACGGATTTCGGACCGTTCAAAACCATCAATATACCTCTACCATCGGAGTGGGGACTTGCACCAACCAGTGACTATATTCCAATCATGCCCATCATTGGAATTCCTTGA